Proteins from a genomic interval of Lycium ferocissimum isolate CSIRO_LF1 chromosome 2, AGI_CSIRO_Lferr_CH_V1, whole genome shotgun sequence:
- the LOC132046341 gene encoding ATP synthase gamma chain, chloroplastic produces MSCSNLTMLVSSKPSLSDSSALSFRSSVSPFQLPNHSSSGPSNPSRSSSVTPIHCSLRDLRDRIDSVKNTQKITEAMKLVAAAKVRRAQEAVVGARPFSETLVEVLYNINEQLQTDDVDVPLTKVRPVKKVALVVVTGDRGLCGGFNNYLIKKAEARIKDLKALGIDYTIISVGKKGNSYFLRRPYIPVDKFLEGSNQPTAKDAQAIADDVFSLFVSEEVDKVELLYTKFVSLVKSEPVIHTLLPLSPKGEICDINGNCVDAAEDEFFRLTTKEGKLTVERDVMRTQTSDFSAILQFEQDPVQILDALLPLYLNSQILRALQESLASELAARMSAMSAASDNANDLKKSLSRVYNRKRQAKITGEILEIVAGADALV; encoded by the coding sequence ATGTCTTGCTCAAATTTGACAATGTTGGTGTCCTCAAAACCATCTCTTTCTGACTCCTCTGCACTTTCTTTCCGCTCTTCTGTCAGCCCTTTTCAGCTTCCTAACCATAGCTCATCAGGCCCTTCAAACCCCTCAAGATCATCATCAGTCACCCCTATTCACTGTAGTCTTCGTGACCTGCGTGATCGAATTGATTCTGTCAAGAACACCCAGAAAATTACTGAGGCTATGAAGCTTGTGGCTGCTGCTAAAGTCAGAAGAGCTCAAGAAGCTGTGGTGGGTGCTAGGCCTTTCTCTGAGACTTTGGTTGAGGTCCTTTACAACATCAATGAGCAGCTTCAAACAGATGACGTTGATGTTCCCCTTACCAAAGTAAGACCTGTCAAGAAAGTGGCTTTGGTTGTTGTCACCGGTGACCGTGGTCTTTGTGGTGGTTTTAACAACTATCTCATCAAGAAAGCTGAGGCCAGGATTAAAGATTTGAAAGCTCTTGGCATTGATTACACTATTATTAGCGTTGGCAAAAAGGGTAATTCTTATTTCCTCCGCAGGCCTTACATTCCTGTAGACAAATTTCTTGAAGGAAGCAATCAGCCCACTGCTAAAGATGCTCAGGCCATTGCTGATGATGTTTTCTCACTTTTTGTGAGTGAAGAGGTTGACAAGGTTGAGCTTTTGTACACAAAGTTTGTGTCTTTAGTGAAATCTGAGCCAGTGATTCACACCTTGCTTCCATTGTCACCGAAGGGAGAGATTTGTGACATCAATGGGAACTGTGTTGATGCAGCTGAAGATGAGTTCTTTAGGTTGACAACAAAGGAAGGGAAATTGACAGTGGAAAGAGATGTTATGAGGACACAGACATCTGATTTCTCAGCAATCTTGCAATTTGAGCAGGACCCTGTTCAGATTCTTGACGCCTTGCTGCCACTTTACTTGAACAGTCAAATCTTGAGGGCATTGCAGGAGTCATTAGCCAGTGAGCTTGCTGCTAGGATGAGTGCCATGAGCGCTGCATCAGACAATGCAAATGACTTGAAGAAGAGCCTATCTAGAGTGTACAACAGAAAGCGTCAGGCGAAGATTACAGGAGAAATATTGGAGATTGTTGCTGGAGCAGATGCCTTGGTTTAA